CATCTCTCCTTGATGAATTTTGGTATTATCCATAACAACACAAGCATCCTTCCAGAGTTTAGGAATTAATCTATGAACGATAAACGCTTCAAACGTAGCACCATCTACTGCCCCGTAAATATTGACTGATGCTATCAACTCTTGAACTGATAAAGCAGCAATTAAAGAAACATTCTTCCCTCTCTTTTGGGGCTTCTACCCTCTAGCTCTTTTCCCTTTTAAAGCTCTGGCATAAAGCCTCAGCATTGCTAGGTTAACTCCTGATTCGTCAATGAAAACCAAGTTTTCTACGCGGATATCTCGAATTTTTGACCAAAACTCAACTCGCTGCTCCTGTACTCTCTCACTTGTTTTTTCTGCGGTGTACAGAGTTTTTTTTACACTATAGTTTAGAATCTGTTTGTAAATAAATATAAAGCGAAGGTTCTGTGCTGAGATGGAATGAGCCATACCTAAGTAGTCCATCTTCTAACACTTGAGCCAATGAGCCAACCCTTGTACGACAGTGACCTCACCGATAAGGAATGGCACCTAATAGAACCGCTTTTACCCGCAAAAAAACCTGTGGGGAAAGACCGGGAAGTGAGCTTACGGGATGTGCTAAACGCGATTTTCTACCGAGCGGATAATGGGGTCAAATGGCGAAATTTACCGCGTGATTTTCCCGCATGGCAAACGGTGTACGGATACTTCCGCCTGTGGGTGCGCCTAGGTATTTGGGAGCAAATCAACACCATTTTGGTGCAACAGGTGCGAACAGCACAGGGGCGTGATGCCGAACCGAGTTTGGTCATTATAGATAGTCAGTCCGTCAAACTCGGACAAAAAGGGGGGAAGAACACGGCGTTGATGGTCACAAAAAGGTGAAAGGGCGCAAACGGCATGTTGTTGTTGATGTGTTAGGACTGGTGCTCGGTTGCTATGTTACCTCTGCAAATACGGCGGATGTCAAAGCCGCGCCTGCGGTTTTGGTATGGGTACTAGAGATGTTTGAGCGAATTGTCAAAGTCTTGGCAGACCAAGGGTATCGTGGAGCTTTAGGGGCATTGATTGAACACTTCTTTGAACAGCAGGAGCGACAAGTTAAGCTTGAACTCACTCAACGTCCAACGGCATCCCAAGGCTTTCAAGTTGAACCAAAACGATGGATTGTTGAACGGACTTGGACTTGGTTAGAAAATGCACGCATCCTTACCCGCGACTATGAACGGTTGCCCGAAAATCACCAGGGCATGATTTATGTCGTCATGATTCGGCTAATGCTCCGACGTTTAGCCAAAAATCGTCGAACTTGGGAATCCCAAACTGCTTAACGAACATTTACAAACAGTTTCTTAATTTTTGCGTAATTCTTCCCATCGTGGCTCGACTGACTCTAACTTGTACCTTTTCTTCAAGTAA
The window above is part of the Funiculus sociatus GB2-C1 genome. Proteins encoded here:
- a CDS encoding transposase, producing MKGRKRHVVVDVLGLVLGCYVTSANTADVKAAPAVLVWVLEMFERIVKVLADQGYRGALGALIEHFFEQQERQVKLELTQRPTASQGFQVEPKRWIVERTWTWLENARILTRDYERLPENHQGMIYVVMIRLMLRRLAKNRRTWESQTA
- a CDS encoding IS5 family transposase; amino-acid sequence: MSQPLYDSDLTDKEWHLIEPLLPAKKPVGKDREVSLRDVLNAIFYRADNGVKWRNLPRDFPAWQTVYGYFRLWVRLGIWEQINTILVQQVRTAQGRDAEPSLVIIDSQSVKLGQKGGKNTALMVTKR